The stretch of DNA ATGCACGCGGCCATCACGATCTTGCGCAGCGGATTTCCATCGGGCGGCGCGCCGGTCTCGCCCGCGAGAGTATCTTCGATCTGCAGGTACCATTTGCGGATATGGTAGCTACCGAAATTCGGTTTCTTCATCTTGTCGAGTCCCGATTTTTAGGCAGTAAATACGAGGTCAAAGAGGCTGGATATCGAACGGATCGCTCGGTGCATGGTGAGCATTGAGCACACGCTTTCCTTCGTCGTCGTCGTGCACGGTCTCCAGAAAGAATTCGAATCGGTGGCCGTCGGGATCATGGAAGTACAAACCGTATCCGACCTTGTGATCGGTGGTCTTGACCACGTCGACACTCTTTCGGATCAGCATTCCGTACAAGCGTCGAAATTCATTCATATCGCCTTCGATTTCGAGCCCGTAGTGCTGCATGTTGACGGTTCCGCGGGTCGTGCTCTGCGGATCGTCGACACGAATCAGCGCGATGTCATGGTGCTTCTTGCCGAACGACAGGAACACCCAGCGCTCGCCGCGGGCGACCTCCTGCATGCCGAGCACGTTTTCGTACCAGGGTGCCGAGGCGAAAGGGTCTTTTACGAACAGCGCCAGATGGGTCCGGCGAATGCGGGGCTTGATATCGGTAGTGTCAGTCATAGTCTGCTCCATTGCTGACTGGTGTATGTCTTACAGAGACATTTCAATGAGGAACGGACCGCGCCGCGAGAATGCATGATCGAGCCGTGCCACGAGTTCTTCACCGGTTTGCGCGCGCGAAGCCTCGACTCCATATGCGCGAGCCAGTCCGACCCAATCGATACATGGATTTGCGAGAGATGTCAGCGTCTCGGCGCGCGCTCCCAATGGCTTGCCATCACGGCGCAACTCGTTGCGTAGAATGCCGTACTGATGATTTGCCGCAATCAAAACCACGACATCAAGGTTTTCATGCGCGATTGTCCAAAGCGCCTGGACGGTATATTGGGTACTGCCATCGGAAAGCAGGCCGACAACCGTGCGTTCGGGACAGGCTATGGCCGCCCCCATGGCAACGGGCAAGCCCTGTCCGATGGCCCCGCCGGTATTGGTCAGCGTCGTGTGCGCTTCGGCCGCGGCGGAGGCGGCATAGAACGGGTAGCCGCAAGTGCCGCCTTCGACGGAAACGATGGCTCCCTTTGGCAGCGTGCGCGCCAGCGCGGCGGAAATGGAAGCCGGGGTCAAAGGCCCGGGTGCGACTTCCGGCAACGCAACGCTTTGCGCCCGATATGCCGGGGCCTGCAACGCGTCGGCAAGCTGCTCGAGCTGCATGGCCACCGCCTCGCCTGGCCGGCTCAGCACCAACAGGCGTTCGGTCTCGACCAGCGCGCTGGGGTGCCCGGCGTAACCGAAATAGGTGATCGGGGCGCTTGCGCCTATCAACACCACCAGATCGGCGCGGTCGAGTACGTCGCGGGCCGGCTCGGGAAAATAAGGCAGACGCCCGAACG from Bordetella sp. FB-8 encodes:
- a CDS encoding acetolactate synthase large subunit; this encodes MARMTGAQALWAVLAAKGVDTCFANPGTTELDMVRGLELRSDVRCVLGLQENICTGGADGYGRMTGRAAATLLHLGPGFANGIANLHNARRAHTPIVNVIGDHTSWHLKYDAPLTSDIESLARPVSGWVHRIADPGDVVPAACAAVAGSRARGGQGATLIFPADFQAELQDAPVDIAEAGEPLAEEASASIDLAAAVSRLRAASHIVFLLGGGGEHSALGARGQCEVARICEALGATAYAETFPSRSERGQGLPAFGRLPYFPEPARDVLDRADLVVLIGASAPITYFGYAGHPSALVETERLLVLSRPGEAVAMQLEQLADALQAPAYRAQSVALPEVAPGPLTPASISAALARTLPKGAIVSVEGGTCGYPFYAASAAAEAHTTLTNTGGAIGQGLPVAMGAAIACPERTVVGLLSDGSTQYTVQALWTIAHENLDVVVLIAANHQYGILRNELRRDGKPLGARAETLTSLANPCIDWVGLARAYGVEASRAQTGEELVARLDHAFSRRGPFLIEMSL
- a CDS encoding VOC family protein; translation: MTDTTDIKPRIRRTHLALFVKDPFASAPWYENVLGMQEVARGERWVFLSFGKKHHDIALIRVDDPQSTTRGTVNMQHYGLEIEGDMNEFRRLYGMLIRKSVDVVKTTDHKVGYGLYFHDPDGHRFEFFLETVHDDDEGKRVLNAHHAPSDPFDIQPL